A DNA window from Pungitius pungitius chromosome 1, fPunPun2.1, whole genome shotgun sequence contains the following coding sequences:
- the camta2 gene encoding calmodulin-binding transcription activator 2 isoform X1: MSNKEMVSTETENKGQRKVFLPNKLMECLPRLSSLPNDRLRWNTNEEIASYLISFDRHDEWLSCSLKTRPKNGSIVLYNRKKVKYRKDGYCWKKRKDGKTTREDHMKLKVQGMECLYGCYVHSSIVPTFHRRCYWLLQNPDIVLVHYLNVPSLEDSGKCSPLLCAVTDRHDSVRWSQEDLLNQLRPMFSSVHSIGCSVSSGDFSIEDLVQNILDRQRTKPQPRTHACLCDTAQVSSGVNIPHRCNSTKHRIISPKLPPSACRAPPLTAEGGEAKPPRLTAQSSPASSPCPSSTSASSPPSPNRTTVTMGNHGNSHHGDRCGSLTTVALPQNAVIVMATTATLGGETKGAGGEEAGLSLPCPSHLLLSPAASPPPPPSLPPSPVQAPGVATLSLTLLPSPVMGGLLVTPPSSLRSPPPPAASPPSKAQRPSVVHPTFDPDSFLNSPKQGQTYGGPPPPASPNQSPVLCSSSPLSPPSLALSLSPTSTPPSSVSPPSSLSSLSSSSSEADRRDLPLSSYSSPPSSSSLPPPLSLSPTACVTPPLLPLCLELGALGESQGGRQAEESGRDDDDEGRAPPTKLALLQRSHASSCPSPRQHTGSSAVSLLSACQDLAGRPPQPANGTQPLVLAPAFRLSVPGAPSGSSAPGSVAMDTGLVTTPPVQVKEEGRRGYDPEEASMDTHLEEEAEPCERGGEELDISFDSQFPDLISDLITEVANPVAALNPPVFPAGVRYMVPPQPSPSSSFLPFPPPLSSTSSTRLNAITDFSPEWSYPEGGVKVLITGPWTELLGRYSCLFDQSRVPAALIQPGVLRCYCPAHQAGLVVLQVLESGGSVSSSVLFEYRARNASSRPSSQLDWLSLDDNQFRMSILDRLEQMERRMAEMVSRDNSQQHHQHGSQLATPPPPPLPEDRERWFERRIVGVCERMMRSGRWGGEEEAGGERLHHSVRHRGMTLLHLAAAQGYTHLIHTLMHWRSVNIDSLDLEQEVDPLNIDHFSCTPLMWACALGHQRAAELLYRWNSSALGLPDSLGRLPLAVARSRGHTHLAAALEELHTHMTSGETHTPQPSPCPPSTSPDTGLSSSSSLPSPGDPSSPSPSSAYSSAPAPMDTSPSSPSSLSSSSLPVSPSSPPLLPVSEWGEELRSGLGSGLMPGGSRDPLYLMDYESGHTHTHVHARVRAAGGRRALEDELLSYSENAENEGEEQELQVDMATLAEQIIEATPERIKQEDFPGGAESPLKERRDNTPLQDTWLATYLDTVDAQTHSPPRRVCPPSPLSALALQRLRPPSSAAWAEFLNASANGKIERDFALLTLTDGEQRELYDAARIIQSAFRRYKGRRLKEQQDVAAAVIQRCYRKYKQLTWIALKYALYKKMTQAAILIQSKFRSYYEQKRFQQSRRAAVLIQQYYRSYKEYERLKGGSRGAAGHNPKIKSSFLTKKQDQAARKIMRFLRRCRHRIKELKQSRELERRGLTT, encoded by the exons ATGAGCAACAAGGAGATGGTTTCCACGGAGACAG agaacaAGGGACAGAGGAAGGTGTTCCTCCCCAACAAGCTGATGGAGTGCCTTCCTCGTCTCTCCAGTCTGCCCAACGACCGGCTCCGCTGGAACACCAACGAG GAGATTGCATCCTACCTGATCTCCTTCGACAGACATGATGAGTGGCTCTCCTGCTCCCTGAAGACCAG GCCCAAGAATGGCAGCATTGTCCTCTACAACCGGAAGAAGGTGAAGTACAGGAAGGACGGCTACTgctggaagaagaggaaggatgGGAAGACCACGAGGGAGGACCACATGAAGCTCAAGGTCCAGGGCATGGAG TGCCTGTACGGTTGCTACGTCCACTCCTCCATCGTGCCGACATTCCACAGACGCTGCTACTGGCTCCTGCAG AACCCAGACATCGTGTTGGTCCACTACCTGAACGTGCCGTCCCTGGAGGATTCTGGGAAATGCAGTCCGCTGCTGTGTGCAGTGACCGATCGCCATGACAGCGTGAGGTGGAGCCAAGAAGACCTGCTGAACCAGCTGAGGCCCATGT TCTCCTCAGTTCACAGCATTGGGTGCTCTGTGTCTTCGGGGGACTTCAGCATCGAGGACTTGGTTCAGAACATTCTGGACCGACAGAGAACCAAACCTCAGCCACGAACACACGCCTGCCTCTGTGACACGGCCCAAG TGTCTTCAGGAGTGAACATTCCCCATCGCTGCAACAGCACCAAGCATCGCATCATCTCCCCCAAACTCCCCCCCTCCGCCTGCAGAGCGCCCCCCCTCACAGCCGAGGGAGGAGAAGCCAAACCCCCCCGCCTCACGGCTCAGAGCAGCCCCGCCTCTTCTCCCTGCCCCTCGTCCAC CTCCGCCTCGTCGCCCCCTTCTCCTAATAGGACTACTGTCACCATGGGTAACCACGGCAACAGCCACCACGGCGACCGCTGCGGCAGCCTGACGACGGTGGCACTGCCCCAGAACGCTGTCATCGTCATGGCAACGACCGCCACCCTCGGAGGAGAGACAAAGGGGGCAGGAggcgaggaggcggggctttCGCTGCCGTGCCCGAGCCACTTACTGCTCTCTCCTGctgcctcccctccaccccccccctcgctccctccttcccccgTCCAGGCGCCAGGGGTGGCCACCCTCTCCCTCacgctcctcccctcccccgtcaTGGGAGGCCTGCTTGtcacccccccttcctccctccgttcgcctcctcctcctgccgcctcccctccctctaAAGCGCAGCGTCCCTCGGTGGTACacccgacctttgaccctgacTCCTTCCTCAACTCCCCCAAACAGGGTCAGACATACGGCGGGCCGcctcctcccgcctcccccAACCAGTCTCCTgttctctgctcctcttctcccctttctcccccctccctagctctttccctctcccccacctccactcctccctcctctgtgtcCCCTCCCTCATCGCtgtcctcgctctcctcttcctcctcagaggCAGACAGGAGAGACTTGCCcctctcctcctactcctccccgccttcctcctcctccctcccccctcccctctctctgtctcctacCGCCTGTGTGACCCCGCCCCTGCTCCCCCTCTGCCTGGAGCTGGGAGCTCTGGGGGAGTCACAAGGGGGGAGGCAGGCAGAGGAGTCAgggagagatgatgatgatgaaggcagAGCTCCTCCCACAAAGCTCgctctgctgcag AGAAGCCACGCCTCCTCCTGCCCGTCACCACGGCAGCACACAGGAAGTAGCGCCGTCTCGTTGCTCTCGGCCTGCCAGGACCTGGCAGGCCGACCCCCCCAGCCGGCCAATGGGACGCAGCCATTGGTCCTGGCCCCGGCCTTTCGCCTGTCGGTCCCAGGAGCTCCGTCCGGTAGCTCCGCCCCCGGCTCTGTCGCAATGGACACTGGTCtcgtgaccacgccccctgtgcaggtgaaggaggagggtaGGCGAGGCTACGACCCGGAGGAGGCCTCCATGGACACGCacttggaggaggaggcggagccctGCGAGCGAGGAGGGGAGGAGCTTGACATCTCTTTCGACAGCCAGTTCCCCGACCTCATCTCTGACCTCATCACCGAGGTGGCCAATCCCGTGGCCGCCCTGAACCCCCCCGTGTTCCCAGCGGGGGTTCGGTACATGGTGCCTCCCCaaccctcaccctcctcctctttcctcccctttcctcccccactgtcctccacctcctccacccgcctCAACGCCATCACTGACTTCTCCCCCGAGTGGTCCTACCCCGAG ggaggagTGAAGGTATTGATCACAGGACCTTGGACTGAGCTGTTGGGTCGATACTCGTGTTTGTTTGATCAGAGCAGAGTTCCTGCAGCGCTGATCCAACCTGGAGTTCTACGCTGCTACTGtcctg CCCACCAGGCCGGTCTGGTGGTTCTCCAGGTTCTGGAGTCTGGAGGTTCTGTCTCCTCTTCGGTTCTGTTCGAGTACCGAGCGAGGAACGCCAGCTCTCGGCCCAGCTCGCAGCTCGACTGGCTCTCATTGGACG aTAATCAGTTCAGGATGTCCATCCTGGATCGACTGGAGCAGATGGAGCGCAGGATGGCAGAGATGGTTTCCCGGGACAACAGCCAGCAGCATCATCAACATGGCAGCCagctggccacgccccctcccccccctctacccGAGGACCGTGAACGG TGGTTCGAGAGGAGGATTGTGGGAGTTTGTGAGAGGATGATGAGAAGCGGACGttggggaggagaagaagaagcaggaggagagaggcttCATCACTCTGTCCGTCACCGCGGGAtgaccctcctccacctggcTGCTGCTCAGGGATACACACACCTGATACACACTCTGATGCActggag gagTGTGAACATCGACAGTCTGGACttggaacaggaagtagatCCTCTCAACATCGACCACTTCTCCTGCACGCCGCTG ATGTGGGCGTGTGCTCTGGGACACCAGAGGGCAGCGGAGCTCCTGTACAGGTGGAACAGCTCCGCTCTCGGACTTCCTGATTCTTTGGGCCGGCTGCCGCTCGCCGTGGCTCGCTCCCGAGGACACACCCACCTCGCCGCggcgctggaggagctgcacacacacatgacgtCCGGGGAGACGCACACGCCACAGCCGTCCCCGTGCCCCCCGTCCACCAGCCCGgacacag gtctgagctcctccagcagcctcccctcccccggtgacccctcctccccctctccgaGCTCCGCCTACTCCAGCGCCCCCGCCCCCATGgacacctccccctcctccccctcgtctctctcttcctcttcgcTGCCGgtctccccctcctcaccccccctcctccctgtgtcCGAGTGGGGGGAGGAATTGAGGTCCGGTCTCGGCTCAG GTTTGATGCCTGGAGGCTCCAGAGACCCTCTGTACCTCATGGACTACGAGAGCggccacacgcacacgcatgtgCACGCACGTGTGCGTGCAGCAGGGGGGCGGCGTGCGCTGGAGGATGAGCTGCTGAGCTACAGCGAGAACGCTGAGAAcgaaggagaggagcaggagctgcag GTTGACATGGCGACGCTGGCGGAGCAGATCATCGAGGCGACTCCCGAGCGAATCAAACAGGAGGACTTCCCCGGGGGGGCGGAGTCACCACTCAAAGAGAGGCGGGACAACACCCCTCTTCAGGACACCTGGCTCGCCACTTACCTCGACACGGTGGACGCTCAAACGCACTCCCCGCCCAG acgGGTGTGCCCCCCCTCGCCCCTTAGTGCGCTGGCCCTtcagaggctccgccccccctcctctgcagcgTGGGCGGAGTTCCTGAACGCCTCGGCCAATGGGAAGATAGAGAGGGACTTTGCCCTGCTGACTCTGACCGATGGGGAGCAGAGGGAGCTGTACGACGCGGCGCGGATCATCCAGAGCGCCTTCAGGAGAtacaag GGTCGGAGGTTAAAGGAGCAGCAGGACGTGGCTGCAGCCGTCATACAGAGATGCTACAGGAAAtacaaacag CTAACATGGATAGCTCTGAAG tatGCTCTCTACAAGAAGATGACCCAGGCGGCCATCTTGATCCAGTCCAAGTTCCGGTCCTACTACGAGCAGAAGCGGTTCCAGCAGAGCCGGCGGGCAGCGGTCCTCATCCAGCAGTACTACCGCAGCTACAAGGAGTACGAGAGGCTGAAGGGGGGGTCCAGGGGGGCCGCGGGCCACAACCCCAAGATCAA GAGCTCCTTCCTCACCAAGAAGCAGGACCAGGCCGCCCGCAAGATCATGAGGTTCCTGAGGCGCTGCAggcacag GATCAAGGAGctgaagcagagcagagagctggagaggagaggactcaCCACTTGA
- the camta2 gene encoding calmodulin-binding transcription activator 2 isoform X3 has protein sequence MSNKEMVSTETENKGQRKVFLPNKLMECLPRLSSLPNDRLRWNTNEEIASYLISFDRHDEWLSCSLKTRPKNGSIVLYNRKKVKYRKDGYCWKKRKDGKTTREDHMKLKVQGMECLYGCYVHSSIVPTFHRRCYWLLQNPDIVLVHYLNVPSLEDSGKCSPLLCAVTDRHDSVRWSQEDLLNQLRPMFSSVHSIGCSVSSGDFSIEDLVQNILDRQRTKPQPRTHACLCDTAQVSSGVNIPHRCNSTKHRIISPKLPPSACRAPPLTAEGGEAKPPRLTAQSSPASSPCPSSTSASSPPSPNRTTVTMGNHGNSHHGDRCGSLTTVALPQNAVIVMATTATLGGETKGAGGEEAGLSLPCPSHLLLSPAASPPPPPSLPPSPVQAPGVATLSLTLLPSPVMGGLLVTPPSSLRSPPPPAASPPSKAQRPSVVHPTFDPDSFLNSPKQGQTYGGPPPPASPNQSPVLCSSSPLSPPSLALSLSPTSTPPSSVSPPSSLSSLSSSSSEADRRDLPLSSYSSPPSSSSLPPPLSLSPTACVTPPLLPLCLELGALGESQGGRQAEESGRDDDDEGRAPPTKLALLQRSHASSCPSPRQHTGSSAVSLLSACQDLAGRPPQPANGTQPLVLAPAFRLSVPGAPSGSSAPGSVAMDTGLVTTPPVQVKEEGRRGYDPEEASMDTHLEEEAEPCERGGEELDISFDSQFPDLISDLITEVANPVAALNPPVFPAGVRYMVPPQPSPSSSFLPFPPPLSSTSSTRLNAITDFSPEWSYPEGGVKVLITGPWTELLGRYSCLFDQSRVPAALIQPGVLRCYCPAHQAGLVVLQVLESGGSVSSSVLFEYRARNASSRPSSQLDWLSLDDNQFRMSILDRLEQMERRMAEMVSRDNSQQHHQHGSQLATPPPPPLPEDRERWFERRIVGVCERMMRSGRWGGEEEAGGERLHHSVRHRGMTLLHLAAAQGYTHLIHTLMHWRSVNIDSLDLEQEVDPLNIDHFSCTPLMWACALGHQRAAELLYRWNSSALGLPDSLGRLPLAVARSRGHTHLAAALEELHTHMTSGETHTPQPSPCPPSTSPDTGLSSSSSLPSPGDPSSPSPSSAYSSAPAPMDTSPSSPSSLSSSSLPVSPSSPPLLPVSEWGEELRSGLGSGLMPGGSRDPLYLMDYESGHTHTHVHARVRAAGGRRALEDELLSYSENAENEGEEQELQVDMATLAEQIIEATPERIKQEDFPGGAESPLKERRDNTPLQDTWLATYLDTVDAQTHSPPRRVCPPSPLSALALQRLRPPSSAAWAEFLNASANGKIERDFALLTLTDGEQRELYDAARIIQSAFRRYKGRRLKEQQDVAAAVIQRCYRKYKQYALYKKMTQAAILIQSKFRSYYEQKRFQQSRRAAVLIQQYYRSYKEYERLKGGSRGAAGHNPKIKSSFLTKKQDQAARKIMRFLRRCRHRIKELKQSRELERRGLTT, from the exons ATGAGCAACAAGGAGATGGTTTCCACGGAGACAG agaacaAGGGACAGAGGAAGGTGTTCCTCCCCAACAAGCTGATGGAGTGCCTTCCTCGTCTCTCCAGTCTGCCCAACGACCGGCTCCGCTGGAACACCAACGAG GAGATTGCATCCTACCTGATCTCCTTCGACAGACATGATGAGTGGCTCTCCTGCTCCCTGAAGACCAG GCCCAAGAATGGCAGCATTGTCCTCTACAACCGGAAGAAGGTGAAGTACAGGAAGGACGGCTACTgctggaagaagaggaaggatgGGAAGACCACGAGGGAGGACCACATGAAGCTCAAGGTCCAGGGCATGGAG TGCCTGTACGGTTGCTACGTCCACTCCTCCATCGTGCCGACATTCCACAGACGCTGCTACTGGCTCCTGCAG AACCCAGACATCGTGTTGGTCCACTACCTGAACGTGCCGTCCCTGGAGGATTCTGGGAAATGCAGTCCGCTGCTGTGTGCAGTGACCGATCGCCATGACAGCGTGAGGTGGAGCCAAGAAGACCTGCTGAACCAGCTGAGGCCCATGT TCTCCTCAGTTCACAGCATTGGGTGCTCTGTGTCTTCGGGGGACTTCAGCATCGAGGACTTGGTTCAGAACATTCTGGACCGACAGAGAACCAAACCTCAGCCACGAACACACGCCTGCCTCTGTGACACGGCCCAAG TGTCTTCAGGAGTGAACATTCCCCATCGCTGCAACAGCACCAAGCATCGCATCATCTCCCCCAAACTCCCCCCCTCCGCCTGCAGAGCGCCCCCCCTCACAGCCGAGGGAGGAGAAGCCAAACCCCCCCGCCTCACGGCTCAGAGCAGCCCCGCCTCTTCTCCCTGCCCCTCGTCCAC CTCCGCCTCGTCGCCCCCTTCTCCTAATAGGACTACTGTCACCATGGGTAACCACGGCAACAGCCACCACGGCGACCGCTGCGGCAGCCTGACGACGGTGGCACTGCCCCAGAACGCTGTCATCGTCATGGCAACGACCGCCACCCTCGGAGGAGAGACAAAGGGGGCAGGAggcgaggaggcggggctttCGCTGCCGTGCCCGAGCCACTTACTGCTCTCTCCTGctgcctcccctccaccccccccctcgctccctccttcccccgTCCAGGCGCCAGGGGTGGCCACCCTCTCCCTCacgctcctcccctcccccgtcaTGGGAGGCCTGCTTGtcacccccccttcctccctccgttcgcctcctcctcctgccgcctcccctccctctaAAGCGCAGCGTCCCTCGGTGGTACacccgacctttgaccctgacTCCTTCCTCAACTCCCCCAAACAGGGTCAGACATACGGCGGGCCGcctcctcccgcctcccccAACCAGTCTCCTgttctctgctcctcttctcccctttctcccccctccctagctctttccctctcccccacctccactcctccctcctctgtgtcCCCTCCCTCATCGCtgtcctcgctctcctcttcctcctcagaggCAGACAGGAGAGACTTGCCcctctcctcctactcctccccgccttcctcctcctccctcccccctcccctctctctgtctcctacCGCCTGTGTGACCCCGCCCCTGCTCCCCCTCTGCCTGGAGCTGGGAGCTCTGGGGGAGTCACAAGGGGGGAGGCAGGCAGAGGAGTCAgggagagatgatgatgatgaaggcagAGCTCCTCCCACAAAGCTCgctctgctgcag AGAAGCCACGCCTCCTCCTGCCCGTCACCACGGCAGCACACAGGAAGTAGCGCCGTCTCGTTGCTCTCGGCCTGCCAGGACCTGGCAGGCCGACCCCCCCAGCCGGCCAATGGGACGCAGCCATTGGTCCTGGCCCCGGCCTTTCGCCTGTCGGTCCCAGGAGCTCCGTCCGGTAGCTCCGCCCCCGGCTCTGTCGCAATGGACACTGGTCtcgtgaccacgccccctgtgcaggtgaaggaggagggtaGGCGAGGCTACGACCCGGAGGAGGCCTCCATGGACACGCacttggaggaggaggcggagccctGCGAGCGAGGAGGGGAGGAGCTTGACATCTCTTTCGACAGCCAGTTCCCCGACCTCATCTCTGACCTCATCACCGAGGTGGCCAATCCCGTGGCCGCCCTGAACCCCCCCGTGTTCCCAGCGGGGGTTCGGTACATGGTGCCTCCCCaaccctcaccctcctcctctttcctcccctttcctcccccactgtcctccacctcctccacccgcctCAACGCCATCACTGACTTCTCCCCCGAGTGGTCCTACCCCGAG ggaggagTGAAGGTATTGATCACAGGACCTTGGACTGAGCTGTTGGGTCGATACTCGTGTTTGTTTGATCAGAGCAGAGTTCCTGCAGCGCTGATCCAACCTGGAGTTCTACGCTGCTACTGtcctg CCCACCAGGCCGGTCTGGTGGTTCTCCAGGTTCTGGAGTCTGGAGGTTCTGTCTCCTCTTCGGTTCTGTTCGAGTACCGAGCGAGGAACGCCAGCTCTCGGCCCAGCTCGCAGCTCGACTGGCTCTCATTGGACG aTAATCAGTTCAGGATGTCCATCCTGGATCGACTGGAGCAGATGGAGCGCAGGATGGCAGAGATGGTTTCCCGGGACAACAGCCAGCAGCATCATCAACATGGCAGCCagctggccacgccccctcccccccctctacccGAGGACCGTGAACGG TGGTTCGAGAGGAGGATTGTGGGAGTTTGTGAGAGGATGATGAGAAGCGGACGttggggaggagaagaagaagcaggaggagagaggcttCATCACTCTGTCCGTCACCGCGGGAtgaccctcctccacctggcTGCTGCTCAGGGATACACACACCTGATACACACTCTGATGCActggag gagTGTGAACATCGACAGTCTGGACttggaacaggaagtagatCCTCTCAACATCGACCACTTCTCCTGCACGCCGCTG ATGTGGGCGTGTGCTCTGGGACACCAGAGGGCAGCGGAGCTCCTGTACAGGTGGAACAGCTCCGCTCTCGGACTTCCTGATTCTTTGGGCCGGCTGCCGCTCGCCGTGGCTCGCTCCCGAGGACACACCCACCTCGCCGCggcgctggaggagctgcacacacacatgacgtCCGGGGAGACGCACACGCCACAGCCGTCCCCGTGCCCCCCGTCCACCAGCCCGgacacag gtctgagctcctccagcagcctcccctcccccggtgacccctcctccccctctccgaGCTCCGCCTACTCCAGCGCCCCCGCCCCCATGgacacctccccctcctccccctcgtctctctcttcctcttcgcTGCCGgtctccccctcctcaccccccctcctccctgtgtcCGAGTGGGGGGAGGAATTGAGGTCCGGTCTCGGCTCAG GTTTGATGCCTGGAGGCTCCAGAGACCCTCTGTACCTCATGGACTACGAGAGCggccacacgcacacgcatgtgCACGCACGTGTGCGTGCAGCAGGGGGGCGGCGTGCGCTGGAGGATGAGCTGCTGAGCTACAGCGAGAACGCTGAGAAcgaaggagaggagcaggagctgcag GTTGACATGGCGACGCTGGCGGAGCAGATCATCGAGGCGACTCCCGAGCGAATCAAACAGGAGGACTTCCCCGGGGGGGCGGAGTCACCACTCAAAGAGAGGCGGGACAACACCCCTCTTCAGGACACCTGGCTCGCCACTTACCTCGACACGGTGGACGCTCAAACGCACTCCCCGCCCAG acgGGTGTGCCCCCCCTCGCCCCTTAGTGCGCTGGCCCTtcagaggctccgccccccctcctctgcagcgTGGGCGGAGTTCCTGAACGCCTCGGCCAATGGGAAGATAGAGAGGGACTTTGCCCTGCTGACTCTGACCGATGGGGAGCAGAGGGAGCTGTACGACGCGGCGCGGATCATCCAGAGCGCCTTCAGGAGAtacaag GGTCGGAGGTTAAAGGAGCAGCAGGACGTGGCTGCAGCCGTCATACAGAGATGCTACAGGAAAtacaaacag tatGCTCTCTACAAGAAGATGACCCAGGCGGCCATCTTGATCCAGTCCAAGTTCCGGTCCTACTACGAGCAGAAGCGGTTCCAGCAGAGCCGGCGGGCAGCGGTCCTCATCCAGCAGTACTACCGCAGCTACAAGGAGTACGAGAGGCTGAAGGGGGGGTCCAGGGGGGCCGCGGGCCACAACCCCAAGATCAA GAGCTCCTTCCTCACCAAGAAGCAGGACCAGGCCGCCCGCAAGATCATGAGGTTCCTGAGGCGCTGCAggcacag GATCAAGGAGctgaagcagagcagagagctggagaggagaggactcaCCACTTGA